The Chloroflexota bacterium genome has a window encoding:
- a CDS encoding sodium ion-translocating decarboxylase subunit beta, with the protein MERALQAGLSGLVAGFSALTISEVIMMAIGCLLLYLAIARGLEPLLLLPIGFGALLVNIPGANLMEPGGVLRVVYDAGVLTELFPILIFIGIGAMTDFGPLLDNPRILLLGAAGQFGIFLTLLIALLLGFPPLQAVSIGVIGAMDGPTAIYVASKYAPELLGAVSVAAYSYMSLVPLIQPPIMRALTTAKEKAVVMPAVRSSASKTTKILFPVVVFIVGSIVAPQGTPLLGTVMLGNLMRESGVVQRLTGMAENELTNIVTLLLGLAIGATMAADKFLTPTTLLVLALGFLAICLDTASGVLFGKLMCAITRGRVNPLIGAAGISAFPMAARVVQVEGQRYNRRNYLLMHAMGANTGGQIGSIMAAAIMLSVIAGLGIG; encoded by the coding sequence ATGGAGCGCGCGCTCCAGGCCGGCCTCAGCGGTCTCGTCGCCGGTTTTTCCGCCCTCACAATCTCCGAAGTGATTATGATGGCGATCGGCTGTCTCCTCCTCTATCTCGCGATCGCGCGAGGACTCGAGCCGCTGCTGCTCTTGCCCATCGGGTTCGGAGCGCTGCTCGTCAATATTCCCGGCGCCAATCTCATGGAGCCTGGGGGCGTCCTTCGCGTCGTCTACGATGCGGGCGTGCTCACGGAGCTGTTCCCGATCCTCATTTTCATCGGTATCGGCGCGATGACCGACTTCGGGCCCTTGCTCGACAATCCCCGCATCCTCCTCCTGGGGGCGGCGGGGCAGTTCGGGATCTTTCTGACGCTCCTGATCGCACTGCTGCTGGGGTTTCCACCGCTGCAAGCGGTCTCCATCGGCGTCATCGGCGCGATGGACGGACCAACGGCCATCTACGTCGCCAGCAAGTACGCGCCCGAGCTTTTGGGCGCGGTCTCCGTCGCGGCGTACTCGTACATGTCACTGGTACCCCTCATCCAGCCGCCCATCATGCGCGCGCTCACGACGGCGAAGGAGAAGGCCGTGGTAATGCCCGCGGTGCGCAGCAGCGCGTCCAAGACGACCAAGATCCTGTTCCCAGTGGTCGTGTTCATCGTCGGGAGCATCGTCGCGCCCCAGGGCACGCCGCTGCTCGGCACCGTCATGCTGGGTAACCTCATGCGCGAGTCCGGCGTGGTCCAGCGGCTCACGGGCATGGCCGAGAACGAGCTGACGAATATCGTGACTCTCCTCCTGGGGCTCGCCATCGGCGCGACGATGGCGGCGGATAAGTTTTTGACTCCGACGACGCTGCTGGTCCTTGCGCTGGGATTTCTCGCAATCTGTCTCGACACGGCATCGGGTGTGCTGTTCGGAAAGCTCATGTGCGCCATCACGCGCGGACGCGTGAACCCGCTCATCGGCGCGGCGGGCATCTCGGCCTTTCCCATGGCCGCGCGGGTCGTGCAGGTGGAAGGACAGCGCTACAATCGCCGGAACTATCTGCTGATGCATGCCATGGGCGCCAACACCGGCGGCCAGATCGGAAGCATCATGGCGGCGGCGATCATGTTGTCCGTCATCGCGGGCCTCGGAATCGGCTGA